Proteins encoded within one genomic window of Clostridia bacterium:
- the pulA gene encoding type I pullulanase — protein sequence MFTTEFDRLYAYEGNDLGFTYTKAKTTFRLWAPIAEKVTLVTYDNGDIECKCSMSSHEMQKDVKGTWVVTLEGDQNGVFYTYRIKNPGYDEAEAVDPYAKALGVNGDRSAVIDLSQTNPRGWENDVKPFFSHPVDAVIYEIHVRDLSINEDSGIINKGKYIAFTEEGTRSKTGVTTGIDHISEIGITHLQLQPAYDYALLNEKVFDKSKYNWGYDPKNYNVPEGSYATDPYMPGIRVKEFKMMVQALHAKGIRVVMDVVYNHTYENYKSIFHKVVPGYYYRMKEDGTFHNGSHCHSETASERAMMRKYIVDSVKYWVEEYHIDGFRFDLMGLHDITTMNEVRKALDEIDPTLILYGEGWDMGNHPREVRAIQDNAAKLERIGLFNDRVRDNLKGIYNDPLTHGFVDGEKGLELEVMKCVTGSIHYNDRISSYNICPAQSINYVECHDNHTLWDKLELANPGLSEDERIKMHLLANTIILTSQGVPFLHAGSDFLRTKYGVYDSVNSPDSINQLEWERKAQYIDVFNYYKALVGLRKNHPAFRMREVELIRNNIIFTNMPENVVGYVINGAANNDNWKNIFVVYNANNEDKTLEIPYASWNIVVKGKKAGEDALETLTDSKITVPALSAIVMHTENKIDYDSIRIF from the coding sequence ATGTTTACGACAGAGTTTGATAGACTTTATGCTTATGAAGGTAATGATCTAGGTTTTACATACACAAAAGCAAAAACAACATTCAGATTATGGGCACCTATTGCTGAAAAAGTGACACTTGTTACTTATGATAATGGGGATATTGAATGTAAATGTTCAATGTCAAGCCATGAAATGCAAAAGGATGTAAAGGGTACATGGGTTGTTACTCTTGAGGGTGACCAGAATGGGGTTTTCTATACATATAGGATTAAGAATCCCGGGTATGATGAAGCGGAAGCTGTAGACCCCTATGCAAAAGCACTGGGAGTCAACGGAGACCGTTCTGCAGTTATCGATTTATCCCAAACAAATCCCAGGGGGTGGGAAAATGATGTAAAACCATTTTTCAGCCATCCTGTGGATGCAGTTATTTATGAAATTCATGTCAGGGATTTATCCATTAATGAAGATTCAGGAATAATTAACAAAGGAAAATATATAGCATTTACTGAAGAGGGTACCAGGAGTAAGACAGGGGTTACAACCGGAATCGATCACATCAGTGAGATCGGCATTACCCACCTGCAACTTCAGCCTGCATATGACTATGCATTGCTTAATGAAAAGGTTTTTGATAAGTCCAAGTACAATTGGGGCTATGATCCTAAGAACTATAATGTTCCTGAGGGTTCTTATGCTACTGACCCTTATATGCCGGGTATCCGTGTTAAAGAGTTCAAAATGATGGTTCAGGCTCTTCATGCAAAGGGAATCCGCGTAGTTATGGATGTAGTATACAATCATACATATGAAAATTATAAGTCAATATTTCATAAGGTTGTGCCTGGATACTACTACAGAATGAAGGAAGACGGAACATTCCACAATGGTTCTCACTGTCACAGTGAAACAGCATCTGAAAGAGCGATGATGCGAAAATATATAGTTGATTCCGTAAAGTATTGGGTTGAGGAATATCATATAGACGGTTTCAGGTTTGATTTGATGGGATTGCATGATATTACTACAATGAATGAAGTGCGGAAGGCTCTGGATGAAATTGATCCTACCCTTATTCTGTATGGCGAAGGTTGGGATATGGGAAATCATCCGAGAGAGGTAAGAGCTATCCAGGATAATGCAGCAAAACTTGAGAGGATAGGGTTGTTCAATGACAGAGTGAGAGACAATCTGAAAGGGATATATAATGACCCTCTTACTCATGGGTTTGTTGATGGGGAAAAAGGACTCGAACTGGAGGTAATGAAATGTGTTACGGGAAGCATTCATTACAATGATAGAATTTCCAGCTATAACATATGTCCTGCACAAAGTATAAACTATGTGGAATGCCATGACAATCATACTCTTTGGGATAAGCTGGAACTGGCCAATCCCGGTCTGAGTGAGGATGAGCGTATAAAAATGCACTTGCTTGCAAATACAATAATACTTACTTCTCAGGGAGTGCCGTTTTTACACGCAGGTTCTGATTTCTTAAGGACGAAATATGGTGTTTATGACAGTGTAAATTCTCCTGACAGTATAAATCAATTGGAATGGGAAAGAAAAGCTCAATATATCGATGTATTCAATTACTATAAAGCACTTGTAGGGCTCCGGAAAAACCATCCTGCCTTTAGGATGCGTGAGGTTGAATTGATAAGGAATAATATCATATTTACCAACATGCCTGAAAACGTTGTCGGCTATGTAATAAATGGAGCTGCAAATAACGACAATTGGAAGAATATTTTTGTAGTGTACAATGCAAATAATGAGGATAAAACTTTAGAGATACCCTATGCTAGCTGGAATATTGTAGTTAAGGGTAAAAAAGCAGGCGAGGATGCTCTGGAAACCTTGACTGATTCTAAAATAACTGTTCCGGCGTTAAGTGCTATTGTAATGCATACTGAAAACAAAATAGATTATGACAGTATCAGGATATTTTGA
- a CDS encoding radical SAM protein: MLNTKFLFPSTVMIEPGNSCNLKCKMCEAGCSITTNKEKAFMTPEQLKIILNKLERYVVNIVFQGDCEPTLNPHLPELIKTASEYAKQISIVSNGTLLNERKVRSFIENGLSWFAISIDDHRPEVYNSIRIGADYEKLIENLKVILKLRDTETPKVNVVVHKIVFPEDTPDTLKEFLRTFYCKFGVNKIVLVPLVKEGVIQINNWIEMRNRLENELLQEGIDINLRDFASYPYKTLYKYCGTSLFFVNHKGYFSPCGMHSQTCKGFGNLLKEELEDIASKDSFINYHKFWSERRYNDDVPEICEGCFIFSGSYFSYCLDEGINAARVFSNK; encoded by the coding sequence ATGTTAAATACAAAATTTCTGTTTCCGTCTACAGTTATGATCGAACCTGGAAATAGCTGCAATCTGAAATGTAAGATGTGTGAAGCGGGTTGTTCTATTACAACGAATAAGGAAAAGGCATTTATGACTCCGGAACAACTGAAGATAATTCTGAATAAACTAGAAAGATATGTAGTAAATATCGTATTTCAAGGTGACTGCGAACCTACTCTGAATCCGCACCTGCCTGAACTTATAAAAACAGCATCGGAATATGCAAAACAGATAAGTATTGTTTCCAATGGTACTTTGCTTAATGAAAGAAAAGTAAGAAGTTTTATCGAAAACGGACTTTCATGGTTTGCCATTTCTATTGATGATCACCGTCCTGAGGTATACAATTCCATAAGAATTGGCGCTGATTATGAAAAGCTTATTGAAAATCTGAAAGTAATTCTAAAATTACGTGACACCGAGACACCAAAAGTTAATGTTGTAGTGCATAAGATAGTATTTCCGGAAGATACACCTGATACTTTAAAGGAGTTTTTACGTACTTTCTATTGTAAATTCGGTGTGAATAAAATTGTGCTTGTACCGCTTGTAAAAGAAGGGGTTATTCAGATAAACAACTGGATTGAAATGCGGAACCGACTTGAAAATGAGCTTCTGCAGGAAGGTATAGATATCAATTTGCGTGACTTTGCAAGCTATCCGTATAAGACTCTATATAAGTACTGTGGGACAAGCCTGTTCTTCGTCAATCATAAAGGTTATTTCAGTCCATGCGGAATGCATTCCCAGACGTGTAAAGGGTTTGGAAATCTTCTGAAGGAGGAACTTGAAGATATAGCCAGCAAGGATTCCTTTATCAACTATCATAAGTTCTGGTCTGAAAGACGGTACAATGACGATGTTCCAGAGATATGTGAAGGCTGTTTTATTTTCAGCGGGTCTTACTTTTCATACTGCCTTGATGAAGGAATAAATGCTGCAAGAGTATTTTCGAACAAGTAA
- a CDS encoding amino acid adenylation domain-containing protein yields MHKDHSKEFYPLSHPQKRIWYVENAYPDTSLHNIGGYAKINGKVDFELLEESIEIFINKNEAVRLRLKEENGEIKQYVCQNPHYRIDFLDFSKYSNPEEEFQAWVRTEFEKGIKLEEDNLFYFALYRVNDAFNGYLAKLHHIISDGWSINIMTEQLCDTYTRLMNDMEVGGESENSYLEYLDSENRYISSERFIKNKRFWNEKFNTLPELMNKTSSNIKGKRKTFVLDDEFSDSIKVFIGKERISLNTFFISVLLASLHKIEQKDDIVIGSPVLNRSGKKEKSMIGMFTSTMPFRFCIDSNSTVSDFIGEVNREIMQCYFSQKYPYDFLASDLELKRKGYDSLFQVCVNYYNTHLSKEINGISVESVEVYNGCQLYSLQLVIKDWTDTGKLTLDFDYKTDDYSEFQIESMYSIVMNITRQFITNPDMRIKDVEILSKKDKDCLIYELNDTGAVYPGEKTIYGLFEEQVKKTPDRIAVAYEDLQLTYRELNEKANQLAGMLRRKGVKPDGIIALMVTHSLEAVIGILGVLKSGGAYLPVDPSYPAERANYLLEDSGAKILLTNTDLKDGMEFNGEIINIGDKEIYCGTTNNIEAVNSPNDLAYVIYTSGSTGKPKGVMIEHRGLVNYIWWAKRMYIPKEDEIFALYSSLSFDLTVTSVFTPLICGSKIEIYSDDGSEFILYKILRENRVTVVKLTPAHLSLLKDMDNSNSSVKRFIVGGEDLKTGLANSIHKSFNGKIEIFNEYGPTETVVGCMIHKYDPEKDTGGSVPIGHPASNVQIYILDRFLNPLPGGTIGEMYISGDGVARGYLNRQQLTDERFICNPFIAGQKMYKTGDLARRLDDGKIEYSGRADHQVKIRGYRIELGEIESQLMRHESIEEAVVIDCTDSTGSKFLCAYVVPGNDFNISGIREFLSRYLPDYMVPLHFIAMEQLPLTVNGKVNRDSLPAPVSIAGDERPVIYKNESEEKVAEVFRQILGVDRMGASDNFYHFGGDSIKAIQVAARLGEMGLGVKVKDVMANPSIEQLAVIAGKGKRASAATQAPCEGSVGRMPIISWFFAQNFKNINYWNQSVFLTLKQDIGTIEIKNAVNAIIRHHDSLRLNYDAGRAELFYNNKHLTEEYEVQEFNLSAFTPDEQQVWIARYSEQIKASMDIENGVLFRAGVFITGHTQNRKLLLTAHHIVTDGVSWRIMLEDFDRLLRCGNASNTELLPAKTCSMKVWAEQLGQYSLKSVLKEREYWDSVIKDVFAFPIDFNTGDDSLEYCDIVTGSLCEKETEALLKNANNAYGTKPDELLVAALAHTVESLTGMKDIVIELEGHGREDIFEDIDVSRTVGWFTSIYPVRLRMNETDMDLQIKSLKEQIRGIPNKGIGFGILKYLNGILRYDGQKHIRFNYLGDFKNISSSSVFEVSNGITGSDCCKSNHMTCRLDINAMVFEDKLEISITYSKNKYTGETVQKFIDTFIERIREIISYCCSKDQVEFTPSDFDTIEISQNELDNMFA; encoded by the coding sequence GTGCATAAAGACCATAGTAAGGAATTCTACCCATTGTCTCATCCACAGAAAAGAATATGGTATGTGGAAAACGCATATCCTGATACTTCTTTACATAATATTGGCGGTTATGCAAAAATTAATGGAAAAGTAGATTTCGAATTACTGGAAGAATCAATAGAGATTTTTATTAATAAAAATGAAGCAGTCAGACTAAGACTTAAGGAAGAAAACGGCGAAATAAAGCAGTACGTATGCCAGAATCCGCATTACAGGATAGACTTTTTGGATTTCAGTAAATACAGTAACCCGGAGGAAGAATTTCAAGCTTGGGTAAGGACAGAGTTTGAAAAGGGAATCAAGCTGGAAGAGGATAACCTCTTCTACTTTGCGTTATACAGAGTCAATGATGCCTTTAATGGGTATTTGGCTAAACTGCACCATATTATTTCTGATGGCTGGTCAATAAATATCATGACAGAACAGCTCTGCGACACGTACACCCGGCTTATGAATGATATGGAAGTGGGCGGAGAGAGTGAAAATTCTTACCTGGAATATTTAGATAGCGAGAACAGGTATATAAGCTCCGAGAGGTTTATAAAGAATAAGAGGTTTTGGAATGAAAAATTCAATACATTGCCTGAATTAATGAATAAAACTTCTTCCAATATAAAAGGGAAAAGAAAGACATTTGTTCTGGATGATGAGTTTTCAGATAGTATTAAGGTTTTTATCGGTAAAGAAAGAATATCCCTGAATACTTTTTTTATATCAGTCTTATTAGCTAGTCTGCATAAAATTGAACAAAAGGATGATATAGTAATCGGTTCGCCGGTATTGAACAGGTCTGGTAAAAAAGAAAAAAGTATGATCGGAATGTTTACCAGTACTATGCCTTTCAGATTTTGTATCGACAGCAACAGTACCGTGTCGGACTTTATAGGAGAAGTAAACAGGGAGATAATGCAATGTTATTTTAGTCAAAAATATCCATATGATTTTCTTGCAAGCGATCTGGAACTTAAGAGGAAAGGATATGACAGCCTGTTTCAGGTATGTGTAAACTACTATAATACGCACCTTAGCAAGGAAATAAACGGAATTTCCGTTGAAAGTGTGGAAGTGTACAACGGCTGCCAGTTGTATTCACTTCAACTGGTTATTAAGGACTGGACGGATACTGGGAAACTGACTTTGGATTTTGACTATAAAACTGATGACTACTCCGAATTTCAGATCGAAAGTATGTACAGCATTGTTATGAATATTACACGCCAATTCATAACTAATCCGGATATGAGAATAAAGGATGTAGAGATTCTCTCAAAAAAGGACAAAGACTGTTTGATTTATGAGCTGAATGACACAGGAGCCGTATATCCGGGAGAGAAGACGATTTATGGGTTGTTTGAAGAACAGGTAAAGAAAACGCCTGATAGGATTGCTGTTGCTTATGAAGATTTGCAGCTGACTTACAGGGAGTTGAATGAAAAGGCAAATCAGCTTGCCGGCATGTTAAGAAGAAAAGGGGTAAAACCTGATGGTATTATAGCTTTAATGGTAACCCATTCACTTGAGGCTGTTATTGGCATTCTGGGAGTATTGAAGTCCGGAGGAGCGTATCTTCCGGTAGACCCTTCATATCCTGCAGAAAGAGCTAATTATTTGCTCGAGGACTCCGGAGCAAAAATTTTGCTAACAAATACTGATCTGAAAGATGGTATGGAGTTTAATGGCGAAATTATCAATATAGGTGATAAAGAAATATACTGTGGTACAACCAATAATATAGAGGCAGTAAATTCACCCAATGACCTTGCATATGTCATATATACATCCGGTTCTACCGGCAAACCTAAAGGGGTTATGATAGAACACAGAGGACTTGTTAATTACATATGGTGGGCAAAAAGAATGTATATTCCCAAAGAGGATGAAATCTTTGCATTATATTCATCTCTTTCTTTTGATCTTACAGTTACTTCAGTTTTCACACCATTAATCTGCGGAAGCAAAATAGAGATATATAGTGATGACGGCTCGGAATTTATTCTTTATAAGATTCTGAGAGAAAACCGCGTAACGGTTGTCAAGCTTACTCCGGCTCACCTGTCATTGCTGAAGGATATGGATAACAGCAATTCGTCGGTTAAAAGGTTTATTGTGGGTGGAGAAGACTTGAAAACCGGCCTTGCCAACAGTATACATAAGAGTTTTAATGGGAAAATAGAAATATTCAACGAATATGGCCCTACCGAAACTGTTGTAGGCTGTATGATTCACAAATATGATCCAGAAAAGGATACAGGAGGATCTGTGCCTATCGGTCATCCTGCAAGCAATGTTCAGATTTATATTCTGGATAGATTCCTGAATCCTCTGCCTGGAGGCACTATTGGAGAAATGTATATATCCGGAGACGGCGTTGCAAGAGGATATCTGAACAGACAGCAGCTGACAGATGAACGTTTTATATGCAATCCATTTATTGCAGGACAGAAGATGTATAAAACAGGGGACCTTGCCAGACGTTTGGATGACGGGAAGATAGAGTATTCTGGCAGAGCTGACCATCAGGTAAAAATCAGAGGATACCGTATAGAACTTGGGGAAATAGAGAGCCAGCTGATGAGGCATGAAAGTATAGAAGAGGCTGTAGTTATTGATTGTACTGATTCTACCGGATCTAAGTTTTTGTGCGCATATGTCGTTCCAGGCAATGATTTTAATATTTCCGGCATACGTGAATTCCTTTCAAGATATTTACCTGACTATATGGTTCCCTTGCATTTTATTGCTATGGAGCAGCTTCCTTTGACGGTGAACGGCAAAGTAAACAGGGATTCGTTGCCTGCTCCTGTAAGTATTGCAGGGGATGAAAGACCTGTTATATATAAAAATGAGAGTGAAGAGAAGGTAGCTGAGGTTTTTAGACAAATACTCGGTGTAGATAGAATGGGAGCAAGTGATAATTTTTATCACTTCGGAGGGGATTCCATTAAGGCAATACAGGTGGCAGCCAGGCTTGGCGAGATGGGACTGGGCGTAAAAGTGAAGGATGTCATGGCAAATCCTTCTATTGAACAGCTGGCAGTTATCGCAGGAAAAGGTAAAAGGGCTTCTGCTGCTACACAAGCTCCATGTGAGGGAAGTGTAGGACGTATGCCTATTATATCCTGGTTTTTTGCACAGAATTTTAAGAATATAAATTACTGGAACCAGTCTGTTTTTCTGACTCTTAAACAGGATATTGGTACGATTGAAATAAAGAATGCCGTAAATGCTATTATAAGGCATCATGATTCACTGAGGTTGAATTATGATGCCGGCAGGGCTGAACTTTTTTATAATAATAAACACCTTACAGAAGAATATGAAGTACAGGAATTTAATCTGTCGGCTTTTACACCGGATGAGCAGCAGGTATGGATAGCCAGATATTCAGAACAGATTAAGGCCAGTATGGATATTGAAAACGGAGTGTTATTTAGAGCAGGAGTTTTTATTACCGGTCATACACAAAACAGAAAACTGCTTCTTACAGCGCACCATATTGTCACAGACGGGGTATCGTGGCGGATAATGCTAGAGGATTTTGACAGGCTGCTAAGATGTGGAAACGCCAGCAATACTGAATTACTTCCTGCCAAAACATGCTCTATGAAGGTATGGGCGGAGCAGCTTGGACAGTATAGCTTGAAAAGCGTTCTTAAGGAGCGTGAATATTGGGATTCAGTTATTAAAGATGTTTTTGCTTTTCCTATAGATTTCAATACTGGAGACGATTCTCTTGAGTATTGCGACATAGTTACTGGAAGTCTCTGTGAGAAGGAAACGGAAGCTCTGCTAAAGAATGCAAATAATGCATATGGTACAAAGCCGGATGAACTATTGGTTGCCGCACTAGCCCATACAGTGGAAAGCTTAACGGGAATGAAAGACATAGTTATAGAACTTGAAGGCCACGGGCGTGAGGATATATTTGAAGATATCGATGTTTCGAGGACTGTCGGCTGGTTTACAAGTATCTATCCTGTCAGGCTAAGAATGAATGAAACGGACATGGATTTGCAAATCAAATCTCTTAAAGAGCAAATAAGAGGTATTCCAAACAAGGGTATAGGTTTCGGGATACTAAAATATCTGAACGGAATTTTGAGATATGACGGGCAAAAACATATAAGGTTTAACTACCTTGGTGATTTTAAGAATATATCAAGCAGCAGCGTATTTGAAGTTTCAAACGGGATTACCGGCTCCGATTGCTGTAAAAGCAATCATATGACCTGCCGGCTTGATATTAATGCAATGGTTTTTGAAGACAAGCTTGAGATATCAATAACCTATAGTAAAAACAAATATACTGGGGAAACCGTACAAAAATTTATAGATACATTTATAGAAAGAATCAGGGAAATCATCAGTTATTGCTGCAGTAAGGACCAGGTGGAGTTTACTCCATCAGATTTCGATACTATAGAAATTTCTCAGAACGAGTTGGACAATATGTTTGCCTGA
- a CDS encoding cyclic peptide export ABC transporter → MRKYLRICISILVSIVLLSVTPIATFSEGINNKEVSYKTPSDGSGLLPLKIEEVESFIKKQMKAGKIPGLSVAIVKEGKPVYKKNFGYADLKEKRPVTSDTLFELGSTTKAFTALAVLDLKEKGLIQLDDNINKYIPWFSARYKGKEVNITLRQLLYHTSGIPYESIGNIPEGDGDNALEDTAATLVGKELHHYPGEEFLYATINYDVLGLIIQKVSGQSFENYVKTNVLKPLGLNHTYMSRRELPVQELSKGYKISFARPIEYSAPVYRGNTPAGYAISNIEDVCKWLGIQLGTDETSTFSKSIIKESHVADRTVYPGMKGSVYTAGWYFYQSGKGEYSHTGNNPNFSSFIAFRPGEKLGIAVLANMNTDYTRMAGQGIIDIIMGKKPVEQSDQYRSMDIICFAVICAAVPFLLTTIYLIILALVQIARKQRKFTNKGKKGIAGFFLSMLFVAAFVLSLYHLPRVMFDGLNWKFLSVWAPVSIPAAVLAILAGVLVFYLYFIITSFFPKVDEKSFFTLVFLSIASGFGNAFIIFIINEAIRRDDSLANGLPLYFLLGIVVYIYGQRLIRTRLISITNNMVFEKRIELISKVLKADYSKLEAVGDGKLHACLNNDTEMISGFANVVITGVTSFVTFICCFIYLGIISFYGLLLSILVIVITGGMYFAIGRSANKIWEHTRSIQNVFFKFINDLTSGFKELYLHDARRRDFKSDMEESCTSYRDKRIQGDMKFANVFVLGELMFTLVIGAVVFIFPVVFDNIYKTTLSSYVFVLLYMTGPFHGILNLIPNILQIRISWNRINEVIGEISLFEVDRQKIISEIPDRNVLSVELCGVKYSYKGSDDREFTVGPIDYRFCPGEVVFVAGGNGSGKSTLSKLITGLYTPDEGKILVNGKEIESRELGQYFSVVFSDFYLFDKLYGIDHKHVDSDIQKYLEILQLDKKVRIENGEFSTIKLSTGQKKRLALLISYLDDRPYYLFDEWAADQDPEFRKFFYQKLLPDMKDRGKCIIAITHDDLYFDTADKFIKMESGKIADSWVNSRAKNMEETEE, encoded by the coding sequence GTGAGGAAATATTTAAGAATTTGTATTTCAATCCTGGTAAGTATTGTTTTATTATCAGTGACTCCGATAGCAACATTTTCAGAAGGGATTAATAATAAAGAAGTTTCCTATAAAACTCCTTCAGATGGTAGTGGCTTATTACCGCTTAAGATAGAAGAAGTGGAATCATTTATCAAAAAACAAATGAAAGCCGGCAAGATACCGGGTTTATCGGTTGCTATAGTAAAGGAAGGAAAGCCTGTATATAAAAAGAATTTCGGATATGCTGATTTGAAAGAAAAGCGGCCAGTTACTTCCGATACTTTATTTGAATTGGGATCGACTACTAAAGCATTTACTGCACTTGCTGTCCTTGATCTAAAGGAAAAAGGGTTAATACAATTAGATGATAATATAAATAAATACATTCCATGGTTTAGTGCGAGGTATAAAGGCAAAGAGGTCAATATAACTCTCAGGCAGCTTCTATATCATACAAGTGGTATTCCCTATGAAAGCATAGGAAATATACCTGAAGGTGATGGAGACAATGCACTGGAAGATACGGCTGCCACTTTGGTCGGTAAAGAATTGCATCATTATCCGGGTGAAGAATTCTTATATGCTACTATTAATTATGATGTACTTGGTTTGATTATTCAGAAAGTATCAGGACAAAGTTTTGAAAATTATGTAAAAACCAATGTTCTTAAGCCTTTAGGACTTAATCACACTTATATGTCCAGACGTGAGCTGCCAGTGCAGGAATTGTCAAAAGGCTATAAAATCAGTTTTGCAAGACCAATAGAATATAGTGCACCAGTTTATCGCGGCAATACTCCTGCAGGTTATGCAATTTCTAATATTGAAGATGTCTGTAAATGGCTTGGTATACAGCTTGGAACAGATGAAACCTCGACATTCAGTAAAAGTATTATTAAAGAATCACATGTTGCAGACCGGACTGTCTACCCTGGGATGAAAGGTTCCGTCTATACTGCGGGATGGTATTTCTACCAGAGCGGAAAAGGGGAATACTCACACACAGGCAACAATCCTAATTTCTCCTCATTTATAGCATTCAGACCCGGAGAGAAGCTGGGTATAGCTGTTCTTGCCAATATGAACACTGATTACACCCGGATGGCAGGTCAGGGCATTATTGATATCATTATGGGGAAAAAGCCTGTAGAGCAGTCGGATCAATACCGGAGCATGGATATAATATGCTTTGCAGTTATATGTGCTGCTGTGCCGTTTTTACTCACGACCATATATTTGATAATACTTGCTCTCGTTCAAATTGCAAGAAAGCAAAGAAAATTTACTAATAAAGGTAAGAAGGGGATTGCGGGATTTTTCTTATCAATGCTGTTTGTAGCGGCATTTGTTCTTTCACTGTACCATTTACCAAGAGTAATGTTTGACGGGCTTAACTGGAAATTTCTAAGTGTTTGGGCGCCTGTAAGCATACCTGCAGCTGTCCTTGCCATACTGGCAGGCGTACTAGTCTTTTACCTGTATTTTATTATTACATCATTCTTTCCTAAAGTAGATGAAAAGTCATTCTTTACACTTGTTTTTCTCAGTATAGCAAGCGGATTCGGAAATGCTTTCATAATATTTATTATTAATGAAGCTATCAGACGTGACGATAGTCTGGCAAATGGTCTGCCTCTATACTTCCTGTTAGGAATTGTGGTTTATATTTATGGACAGAGGCTGATACGCACAAGATTAATATCCATTACTAATAATATGGTATTTGAAAAAAGAATCGAGCTTATCAGTAAAGTTCTGAAAGCAGACTATAGTAAACTGGAAGCTGTGGGTGACGGCAAGCTGCATGCCTGCCTGAATAACGACACTGAAATGATAAGCGGATTTGCAAATGTAGTAATTACCGGTGTTACCAGCTTCGTAACGTTCATATGCTGTTTTATTTACCTTGGGATTATCAGTTTCTACGGACTGCTTCTTTCTATACTTGTCATAGTAATCACGGGAGGAATGTATTTTGCTATAGGCAGGTCGGCAAACAAAATATGGGAGCATACCAGAAGCATACAAAATGTTTTTTTCAAGTTTATAAATGATTTAACTTCGGGATTCAAGGAGCTATACCTGCATGATGCAAGACGGAGAGATTTTAAATCTGATATGGAAGAGAGCTGTACATCATACAGAGACAAACGCATACAGGGAGATATGAAATTTGCAAATGTCTTTGTTCTTGGGGAACTCATGTTTACCTTGGTAATCGGTGCAGTTGTATTTATTTTTCCTGTCGTATTCGACAATATTTACAAAACAACCCTTAGTAGCTATGTTTTTGTCCTATTGTATATGACAGGACCTTTTCATGGTATTTTAAACCTCATTCCCAATATACTCCAGATACGGATCAGTTGGAACAGAATAAATGAGGTTATTGGTGAAATATCTCTGTTTGAGGTAGACAGACAAAAGATAATTTCAGAGATACCTGACAGAAATGTTTTAAGTGTTGAGTTATGTGGTGTTAAGTATAGCTACAAAGGCAGTGATGACAGGGAGTTTACGGTAGGTCCCATAGATTACAGGTTTTGCCCCGGCGAAGTAGTATTTGTAGCCGGAGGGAACGGGAGTGGAAAGTCAACTTTGTCAAAATTAATTACGGGTTTATATACGCCTGATGAAGGCAAGATACTGGTAAATGGCAAGGAGATTGAATCCCGGGAGCTTGGACAGTATTTCTCTGTTGTTTTCAGTGATTTCTACCTGTTTGACAAGCTGTACGGTATTGACCATAAACATGTGGACAGTGATATACAAAAATATCTTGAGATTCTGCAGCTTGACAAAAAGGTAAGGATAGAGAATGGGGAGTTTAGTACTATAAAGCTTTCTACAGGCCAGAAAAAGAGGCTCGCATTATTGATAAGCTATCTGGATGACCGTCCGTACTACTTGTTTGATGAATGGGCGGCAGACCAAGATCCCGAATTCAGAAAATTCTTTTATCAAAAATTGCTGCCTGACATGAAAGACAGGGGAAAATGTATTATAGCCATAACCCATGACGATTTGTATTTTGATACCGCAGACAAATTTATCAAGATGGAATCAGGAAAGATTGCTGATAGCTGGGTAAACTCCAGAGCCAAAAACATGGAAGAGACAGAGGAGTAG